In one window of uncultured Acetobacteroides sp. DNA:
- a CDS encoding PAS domain S-box protein, giving the protein MFNEDIMLQIAEMVDSGILVVCQNRIVYQNQTANALLNQFQHPLRAGDVFFTKDISIPKEKIRSWQRAMAAGELWNDNLEINLGAKKTVVEVKAKSTDGKYGKHGSYIFTLQDITEKESSSSNFLSHIMDNAPFMLVEWDEDGRICYVNKSLKRFIGLESEELVGRSFHEFMPDHVTKRINRHFKKLKKEGGYTISESRLLTEEKDRLAFWMNAQTTAKRGKDHFFTVGIDITDRNIEDNEHVILRKQCNVLAENLRHPLFILNRNLEVTFANDFAVQWFESKGYKKEKPNSGILFDLSAHPKAPEYRDAFKQNLQDLRSKIFFENNEIFERSFLPLIIDNEITSVIIEHRRVNGFRRELMLLDIEGEMPQSIIEMAKVCIVRLNEEMKITYANSEFASLLQYQPLELIGTYIPDIIVSEHREASIARFAEFKSGTASYYHEDAEIYRKDGNTIWVEVLISGVRSADGSFASLTATLNDITKRKKREAELKSQLIQSKKVKNNMDKFYSIIGHDLKNPFITTKLISENLLLHVEKQNDTKSAKYLKDITYLAEEGLNLLDNLVSWTKSVIEGFDYQPSYFSLRRLCSDVEKQLIITSQIKGITLANEVSEDIRIFADRNMLKTVIRNLVSNSIKYSHNGGVVTISAETKADTTVIAVSDNGTGIDASIIPHLLEINPKKPRNPESKTSTGIGLLICNHFVERHGGHISVESALGRGTTVSVELKN; this is encoded by the coding sequence ATGTTTAACGAAGATATAATGCTGCAGATCGCTGAGATGGTAGATTCAGGCATCCTCGTTGTTTGCCAAAACCGGATTGTTTACCAAAATCAAACAGCCAACGCACTGCTAAACCAGTTTCAGCACCCTCTACGTGCTGGAGACGTTTTTTTCACAAAAGATATCTCCATCCCAAAAGAAAAAATACGCAGCTGGCAACGAGCAATGGCTGCAGGAGAACTTTGGAATGACAATTTGGAGATTAACCTCGGAGCTAAAAAGACAGTTGTAGAGGTTAAAGCAAAATCTACCGATGGAAAATATGGGAAGCATGGCTCTTACATATTTACCCTACAAGATATCACAGAAAAAGAATCGTCCTCTTCAAACTTCCTTTCGCATATCATGGATAATGCCCCATTTATGCTTGTAGAGTGGGATGAGGATGGAAGAATCTGCTACGTCAACAAGTCGCTGAAACGGTTTATTGGCCTAGAGTCAGAAGAGTTGGTTGGCCGATCGTTTCATGAATTCATGCCCGATCATGTAACCAAACGGATAAATAGGCATTTCAAAAAACTGAAGAAAGAGGGTGGATACACCATTTCCGAAAGCCGGCTTCTAACTGAGGAGAAAGACCGGTTGGCCTTTTGGATGAATGCGCAAACAACGGCCAAAAGAGGCAAGGATCATTTCTTTACCGTTGGTATTGATATCACGGATCGGAATATTGAAGATAACGAGCACGTCATCCTGCGAAAGCAGTGCAACGTGTTGGCCGAAAACCTAAGACATCCGCTTTTTATCCTCAACAGAAACCTTGAGGTTACCTTTGCCAACGACTTCGCCGTTCAATGGTTCGAATCAAAAGGCTATAAAAAAGAAAAGCCTAACAGCGGTATTCTGTTTGACCTATCCGCACATCCCAAAGCCCCCGAGTACAGGGATGCCTTCAAGCAGAACCTCCAAGATTTAAGATCTAAAATATTCTTCGAGAACAACGAGATATTCGAACGCTCATTCCTTCCGCTTATAATCGATAACGAAATCACCAGCGTTATCATTGAACATCGGAGGGTAAACGGATTTAGGCGGGAGCTTATGCTGCTAGACATCGAAGGAGAGATGCCGCAATCCATTATCGAAATGGCAAAGGTTTGCATAGTTCGGCTAAACGAAGAGATGAAGATCACCTATGCCAATTCGGAGTTCGCCTCGCTCCTACAATACCAGCCCTTGGAGTTAATTGGAACCTACATTCCCGATATTATTGTTTCCGAGCACAGAGAGGCCTCAATTGCCCGATTCGCCGAATTTAAATCAGGAACAGCATCTTACTACCACGAGGACGCCGAGATATACCGGAAAGATGGGAATACCATTTGGGTAGAGGTACTAATTTCGGGGGTTAGAAGTGCTGATGGCTCCTTCGCCTCCTTAACCGCAACGCTAAACGATATTACTAAAAGAAAGAAAAGGGAAGCCGAGCTGAAAAGCCAGCTCATTCAGAGTAAAAAGGTGAAGAATAATATGGATAAGTTCTATTCCATTATTGGACACGACCTGAAAAACCCTTTTATAACCACCAAGCTAATATCCGAAAACCTGCTGCTGCATGTCGAAAAGCAGAACGATACAAAATCAGCCAAATACCTAAAAGACATTACCTACCTGGCAGAAGAAGGCCTAAACCTGCTGGACAACCTAGTGTCGTGGACCAAAAGCGTAATAGAGGGCTTCGACTACCAACCCTCCTACTTCAGCTTACGACGCCTTTGCTCCGATGTCGAAAAGCAGCTCATCATAACATCTCAAATCAAGGGAATAACCCTTGCCAATGAGGTAAGCGAGGACATTCGGATATTTGCCGATCGTAATATGCTAAAAACGGTAATCAGAAATCTGGTATCCAACTCCATAAAGTACAGCCATAACGGCGGGGTTGTTACCATAAGCGCCGAAACAAAAGCCGATACGACTGTAATTGCCGTTTCCGATAATGGAACTGGCATAGACGCAAGCATCATTCCTCATCTCCTAGAAATTAATCCTAAGAAGCCCCGAAACCCCGAGAGTAAAACAAGTACTGGAATTGGGCTACTAATCTGCAACCATTTTGTTGAAAGGCATGGTGGACATATCTCTGTAGAAAGCGCGTTAGGCCGTGGCACTACAGTTAGCGTCGAACTAAAGAATTAG